The region AGTGGAGTTACGCTCGCGGTAGGAGCTGGCCAGCTTATCTGATCCTGACATATAGGATAGTTTACCTGATTAAAGGGACTGGTCGCCAGGGGTTTGCTGTGGTCTCTCCGCGTGTGCCAGCCGCGGGAACAGCCGCCGTGCGTTTCGGGAGAAGACCTCCTCGCGCAGTTCGCCGTCGAGCAACGAGGTGGTCTCCAAGCGGCGCGCTAGTTCGACGCAGGAGTCAACAGGCGTGAACGGGAAATCGCTGCCGTAGTGGATCCGGTGCGAATCGGCGACCGCCAGCAGGGCACGCAGCAACTCGGCTACCGGCGCCCCCGCCAGATCAAAATGCAGGCCCCGCATCGCGTCCCGCACGCTGGGCACCTCGCCCTCGCCGTCTCGGGTCAGCAGCGGTAGCAGGAGCTCGATTCTGTTGACCAGCACCGGCAGCGCTGCCCCCGCGTGCGGCACGATCACCCGCATGCCCTGGTGGCGCCCGAGCGTGCCGGAGAGCACCAAGTCCGCGATCGAGCGGGTGGTCTCGAACATGAACTCGAGCATCGGCCGCGGATAACCCAGCGCGAGATGCTCCGCTCCGAAGGGCGTCGTCGGGTGGACGAAGACGACCGAGTTGCGCGCGGCCACCTCCGCATAGACGGGTTCGAGGCGTTCATCGCCCAGATACATTCCCTGCTGGTTCGTCTCCAGCACGATGCCGTCCGCGCCAAGCACATCGAGCGCGAACCGTACTTCCTCCACCGCCGCATCGATCTCCGGGACGGGCAGGCTCGCGAAGAAGCCGAACCGGGCGGGATGCGCTGCGACGAGCCGGGCCCCCTCCTCGTTCACCAACCGCGCGAGCTCGCTCGCCTTGCCGCCATCACCGAAATGCACCCCCGGCGACGAGATGGACAGCATCGCCGTACGGACATCGAGCCGGTCCATCGTTTGCAGCGCAAGCGACGAGTCCCACTCGGGTATCGCCTTGATGCCGTCGGGCTGAGCATGTCCAGCCGCCAGCAGTGCCTCGCGGTAAAAGTCCGGAACGTAGTGGGCGTGAAGATCAATCTTGTTCATGGGCAGGACCTCCAAGGCAACCAAGCTAGTCCTTTTATACAGGAATATAGACCCGCAAAACAGGACAAGTTTTGGCCGGGGTACGCGGGCAGGGCACAGGTGAGCCGCCGTACTGCCCGCGATCACTGGACTACGGTGCGCCGCCTTGGCTGTTGATGCTGGTCTTCTGGATCTCGCTGGTGCCCTCACCCACGAGCAGAAAGGGCGCCTCTCACATGAGCCGTTCGATCTCGGGATCCCGGGACGGTTATAGAGGGGTGCATCGCAGCGTTGATCCGGGGACGCGGGTATTCGCTGTTTTCTTGGCGCGAAGCGCGATGCGGCTCCCCCTCCTGGGTCGGAAGGGGAGCCGCATCGAGGCTCAGCCGATGCTCCGATCGGCCGGGTCGGCGTAGAGCGGACAGCTCAGAGGGGGCGAACGCCGCTCGCCTGCGGGCCCTTCGGGCCCTGGGTAACCTCGTAGTCCACCGCCTGGTTCTCCTCGAGGCTGCGGAACCCGTTGGTGTCGATCGAGGAGTAGTGGACGAAAACGTCCGGACCACCGTCGTTCGGGGCGATGAAGCCGAAGCCCTTTTCCGAGTTGAACCACTTCACGGTGCCCTGTGCCATTGTTGTCTCCTTCGAATGCTGGATGGCGGAACGCCGCACGGCGAACCGGGCCTTCAGACGGCGGTTTCTCCAGCTTGCTTCGAAGACAACAGCACGTCCGCACGAGATCCTGCGAACATGCGGAACACGTACCCAGAAACTAACGACCGTCGAGAACTCTAGCACGAGAAGCTGACATTCAACGATCACGTCGTGGCCCCATTGTGGCGGAGGCCGGTGGCCTGTGATGATGACCAGGTTCCGCGGGTGCCTGTTCCTCGTGGATGGTCTGCGCCGCGTTGGTCGCTCGTCAGCGATGCACGTCGCACGGATCCCGATCGTGATGTCCTGCTTTCACCGCACCCGCGGCAGGTGGGACGAAGGAGGGGCCGCATGACCTTGGCACGACACGCCGGAGCGCCACAGGAACGGGGAAGGTTCGCCGAAGCACGCGCCAGCGGGCAGCTTCAGGAAGCGATCCAGAGCGGCAGAGCCGCGCGCACCGTCGCCGATTACGCTGTCAACGCGCAGGACTGCGAGGAGCTGTTGGCGATGCTCGGGCTGAAAGCCGCGGACGGTAAACGGTGTGGACGCGCCGCTGGCGCCTCGGCATCGTGAGGTGACCTTGTCGGCTTCTGCCTGCCCAAAGGCGCCGACCTCCGCGCTCACGCCTTAGCAGGCCTCGACGCGATCGCCCACGAAATCAACACTCATCCCCGCCAAAGCCTCGGCTGGATGGACACCATCACAAACAATGGCCAAAGCACTCGGTGTTGCAACCACCCCCTGAGACCGAACACCGGGGTGGCCAGCCACGCCGCCTGCCGGACTAGTGGCACGATGGTCGTTTCGGGCTGGTTGGTGCGAGAGCTGAGTGGGTGGTCCGTGTGTCTCTGTTGGTGCCGGAGGAGGTGAGGCGGCTTTTTCAGGTGTTGACGGGTGAGGATATGACGGATGCGGATGAGGATGCGTTGTTCGCGGTGGCGGAGCGGTTGGAGCAGGGTGCGGTGGCGGTGGAGGTGTTGGATCCGGTGGTGAGGGAGGTGATGGGGCAGGTACGGGGTGGGTTTTCGGGCAAGGCGGCGGACCGGTTCGCAGAGCGGTTGGACGAGTTCTCTCCGGTGTTGGAGGCGGGTGGTGCGGGGTTGCGGGAGTTGGCGGGGTTTGTGCGGAATCTGGCGTTGCAGGTGCAGTATTTGAAGTTCGTCACAGTGGGGGGTTTGCTACTGCTGTTGGCGGAGGTGGCGTGGGCGGTGGCGATGGCGGGGCTGACGGGTGGGGCGAGTATGGCGTGGTTGGCGGCGCGCTTTGCGGTGATGCGGTTTCTGTTGTCGCGGTGGTGGGGGCAGCTGTTCATGCGGTTGGCGGTGGCCCAGGTGGTGGGGATCGGGTTGCAGCTGCTGGTGGAGGTGGGTGCGCAGGGGGCACAGTTTACGTTGGGGACGCGGAAGAAGTGGGATGGCCAGCTGACGGGGATGGCGGTGGGGGTGGGGTCCTTCAGCGCGTTGCTGGCGGTGCCGCTGTCGGCGTTGGGCAATGTGGTGGGCAACGCGATCACCAAGGTCCTGGTGCGTGGTCTGGGTGATGAGATCGATGCTGAGGTGCTGACGGCGGCGGCCAAGCATGCTGCGGAGGAGCATGCGCAGTTTTACCCGTTGTCGTCGATGGCGCGCTTTGCCGATGTGGTGGCCAAGAGCGTGGATGATTACACGGGGATGTCGGTGCGGGCGATGTGGGTGGCCCGGTTCGGTCATGGGCTGGGGGAGTCGCTGGAGGAGGGCCTGACCGAAATGCTGGGCGAGGCGGGGTATGGGGCGTTGAGTGGTCAGGGGGCGCAGTGGAATCCATTCTCGTTCACGGCGGGGTTGTCCGAGGCGGTGGGTTCGGGTATCGGGAATCTGGCGGGCCTGGCGTTGCGAGGCCAGTTGATCCCGGCGCGCCGGGCCCGGGACACCTCCGGCGGGGAGAAGGACTCCGGCGGCGCCGACACCGAGACGGATGCGGTGCCATCCGAGGACTTGAAGGTGGCCCCCAGGACGCAGACGGGAGAAATCGGCCCTGCGAAGGATCTGTCCAATTGGGACTCCACAGAGCCGGTGCCGGGTTCCGAACTGGTGGCCACGGAACTGAAACCGGATCGGGGCTCGGTGGGTAAGAGTATTCCGGTGACGTCAGGCTTCCTGTCTACTGGCTTCGGCGCCGAAAAGGGAACGCTGGGCGGCGGGTTCGGTGCACCGCAAAGCGGTTTCGGCGCGACGGCCAAGGAAGATGCGGCTGTCCTGCCCTCGCCGTCGGGTACGCCGTCGCCGGATAGCCTGGCTTATAGGGCCTCGGTACTGGACAGGAGGGTGGCCTCGCCCGCTGACGGGAGGGCCGCATCCGGTGGTGTGCCTAGGGGTGTGGACGATGCCATTGCGGGGCAGGACTCCAAGACCGACGCGCGTGAGATGCCAAAGGACACCGCGTCGGCGTCGTGGTATGCGGACGATGAAAGCGCCCCGGATGAGCTGCGGGATTTGGACAGGCCGCTGACG is a window of Saccharopolyspora phatthalungensis DNA encoding:
- a CDS encoding amidohydrolase family protein, coding for MNKIDLHAHYVPDFYREALLAAGHAQPDGIKAIPEWDSSLALQTMDRLDVRTAMLSISSPGVHFGDGGKASELARLVNEEGARLVAAHPARFGFFASLPVPEIDAAVEEVRFALDVLGADGIVLETNQQGMYLGDERLEPVYAEVAARNSVVFVHPTTPFGAEHLALGYPRPMLEFMFETTRSIADLVLSGTLGRHQGMRVIVPHAGAALPVLVNRIELLLPLLTRDGEGEVPSVRDAMRGLHFDLAGAPVAELLRALLAVADSHRIHYGSDFPFTPVDSCVELARRLETTSLLDGELREEVFSRNARRLFPRLAHAERPQQTPGDQSL
- a CDS encoding cold-shock protein; its protein translation is MAQGTVKWFNSEKGFGFIAPNDGGPDVFVHYSSIDTNGFRSLEENQAVDYEVTQGPKGPQASGVRPL